The uncultured Celeribacter sp. genome includes the window CGGTGGCAGCTCTCGCGTAAGACGTCCGGCGATCAGATAGGACCCGGCAAAGGCCATGGCCGAGATGATCATAGCCAGATGTCCCGGATCGACTTCGCGAAAGCCCGGGCGCAAGATCACCAGCCCGCCCAGAAACGCCACACACAGTGCGGTGATCCGCGGCAAGGCGATCCGTTCGCCGAAAAGAACCACCGCACCGATGGTGATGTAGATCGGGTTCATGAAGTTCATTGCCGTGACTTCGCCCATGGGGATCTGAGTCATAGCGAAGAACCAGCAGCTCATCGCCAGCGCATGAAACAGGCTCCGGCTGATCGTCATCTTCCAAAGCCGGGGCGTAAAGCGCGTCTGACGCACGGTGTTCAGCGCCGGGATCAGAAAGACCAACCCCAGAAGAAACCGAAGGAAGGCGGATTCAAGCACCGGCAGCCCCTCGCCCACGTATTTCACCAGCACGTTGACCATCACGAAGTTCAGCGTGGTAAACAGCATCCACAGGATGCCCTGAAGGGGTTTGGCCGGTGCGTTCATGCGCGACCAATGCGCCAAAACGCGCCGTTTGGCAACTCAGGCGCCTTGCACAAGGCGGACGGCAATAGTCCACATGACAAGGGCAATCGCCACATCGAGGATCCGCCAGGACAGCGGGCGGGCAAAGATCGGGGCCAAAAACCGGGCCCCATATCCCAACGCAAAGAAGAAGCTGAATGACGCCAGAATGGCCCCGAGCGCAAAAGCCCCCTGGGCGTCGGGGAACTGCGCCGAAATCGCCCCCAGCAGAACAACCGTGTCCAGATACACATGCGGGTTCAGCCATGTCAGTGCCAGCGCGGTCACAAGCGTCGCCGCCAAAGGCCGCGCGCCCTGAGCAGCGGCGTCAAGATGAGTGCCCCCGCGCCAGGCCGCCAGGGCGGATCGCGCACCATAGGCCAACAAAAACGCCGCCCCACCCCACCGCATCATCGGCAGAACCCCCGGCACGATCGCGCTCACCCCTGCCGAGGCGAACACTCCCACCGTCACCAGTACCGCATCCGACAGGGCACAGAGCAACACGACGGGAAGGACATGGGATCTAAGGATCCCCAGCCGCAGGACAAAGGCATTCTGCGCGCCGATCGCGACGATCAGGCTCAGCCCGGACAGAAATCCGGTCAAGGCAGCGCCGGTCAGGCTAGCATCAGTCATTCCATGTCTCCGTGCTCTGAAAAGGCTCAGGCAGGAATAGAGACCGACGTCGCATTAGACAAATTAAACAATCTATACCACAATAAGACATGCTTAACCCGAGTGATTACCCCGCCCTTGCCGCGCTCGCGGCTGTCCTGCGCCATGGCTCTTTCGACGCTGCGGCCAGAGCCCTGTCGGTGACACCCTCCGCGATCTCGCAACGGATCAAGGCGCTGGAGGATCGGCTGGGCGCCCCGCTGGTGCTGCGCGGCACCCCCTGCACCGGCACCGCGACAGGGCTGCGGCTGGCGCGGCACATGGAGGACCTTGGCCTGCTCGAAGCACAGCTTGCACAGGATCTGGGTCAGGATCGGACGCAGAACGTCCCAAGGGCACCCCTGCGCCTTGCGGTCAATGCCGACAGTCTGGCGACATGGTTTTGCGCTGCCATGGCAGGCCACGACGGGCCACTCTATCAACTTTACATAGACGACCAGGACCACAGCGCAGACTGGCTGAAACGTGGAGATGTGGTTGCCGCGGTTTCTGCCCGGGCGACAGCCGTGCCCGGATGCGATCTCTACCCGCTGGGCGCGCTGCGCTATCATGCTGTCGCCACGCCGGACTTTGTGGCGCGGTATTTTCCCGATGGCATCACCGCCGCAGCGCTGACGACAGCGCCGGCGCTGAACTTCGACGAAAAGGATCGGTTGCAAAGCACATGGGCAGCCGCCCAGCTGGGGCATCCGGTGCCCCTGCACGCGCATCGCATTCCCTCGACACAAGGTTTTGTCGATGCAGCCCTTGCAGGGATCGGCTGGGGACTGAACCCCGTCGATCTGCTCGCTCAACATCTTCAGGCGGGGCGATTGGTGGCGCTGTCGCCAGAGCCCACGGACATCGACCTGTTCTGGCATGTCTCACGCCTGAACAAATCCGTTCTCGCGCCCGTCACGAGCGCGGTGACAGCCGCTGCCCGGGCGCGACTGACCCAAAGCAAAAGCCCCGCCTGAACCAGACGGGGCCTTGTCGATTTCACTCTGCGCGTGGCTCAGAGCTGCGCGGCAACATCGTCGGGAACGTCGAAATTCGCCGTCACAGACTGCACGTCATCATCGTCCTCGATGGTTTCCACCAGACGCATCAGTTTCTGCGCGGTTTCCAGATCCACCTCGGTGCGGTTCTGCGGCTTCCAGATCAGCTTGCTTTCCTTGGATTCGCCCAGCGCCGCCTCCAGCGCATCGGACACAGCGGCCAGATCGCCATCGGCGGTGTAGATCCAGTGACCGTCTTCATCGGATTCGACATCCTCTGCCCCGGCTTCCAACGCGGCCATCATCACCGTGTCAGCATCGCCCGCTTCGAGGCCATAGGTGATTTCGCCGACCCGGTCGAACATGAAGGACACGGACCCCGAGGTCCCGAGGTTGCCGCCCGCCTTGGTGAAATAGCTGCGCACATTTGAGGCGGTGCGGTTCACGTTGTCGGTCATCGTTTCCACGATGAAAGCAATGCCATTCGGGCCATAGCCTTCATAGCGGATTTCATCATAGTTTTCGCCGTCGCCACCCAGAGCCTTTTTGATCGCGCGATCAATCACGTCTTTCGGAACGGACTGGGTTTTCGCCGTCTTCACAGCCAGACGCAGACGCGGGTTCTTCTCCGGATCGGGATCGCCCATTTTCGCCGCAACCGTGATCTCTTTGGCGAGTTTCGAAAACAGCTTGGAACGGGCCGCATCCTGACGCCCCTTCCGGTGCTGAATGTTTGCCCATTTAGAATGGCCTGCCATGTGGCGCCTCCGCAAAGTCGAAATTTCTGCTTTGGAAGCTTCTATAGGCGAGGAGCGATAGGGGCCGCAAGATCACCGCCGGGCTTCTTCGGGCCCAAAACGCGATATTGTGGTCAATTTCAGCTTACATCGGCCAGATCAGCGGGATCACGGCGGCAGACAACAGACCGATGGACAGGTTCAGCGGGATGCCGATTTTCATATAATCGGTGAATTTATAGCCCCCCGGACCGTAAACCATCGTATTGGTCTGATAGCCGATCGGCGTCGCGAAAGACGCGGAAGCCGCGATCATCACCGCCACGACCAGCCCGCGCGGGTCCAGTCCCATGGTCTGTGCCAGACCGATGGCAATCGGTGTCACCACCACGGCGACCGCATTGTTGGACACCAGTTCGGTCAGAACAGAGGTCAGCAAAAAGACCGCCCAGACCACAAAGAACACCGGCAGCCCTTCCAGCAGCGGCGCGATGGCTTTGACGATCAATGCCACCGCGCCAGAGGCATCAAGCGCCGCCCCCACCGCCAACATGGCAAAGATCAGTGCCAGAAGTCGCCCTTCGACAAAGGAAAACGCCTCTTCCGCATCGATACAGCGGGTGACCAGCACCACGGCGACAGCCAGCACCGACAGCATCAGGATCGGCCCGACCCCCAAGGCCGCCAGAACGACGACAGAAAACATCGCCAGCAGGGCAATCGGCGCGTGCGACCGGTGATAGGCCCGCTCAGTGGGCTTGGAGACATCCCCCATATCCATATCCGCGGCCAGCCGCTGAATATCCGCGGGCGCCCCTTCCAACAGCAGGGTATCGCCGACCCGCACCACCAGTTCCTGCATCTTTTGGCCAAGGTTCTGATTGCGGCGATGCACGGCCAGCACATAGACGCCATAGCGGCGGCGCAGGCGCATCGATGACAGCGCGCGCCCAACCATCTTGCAGCCCGGGGTGATCAGGACTTCCATCGTCGTGGTTTCCACCGTCGACACCTGATCGACCCGGCGCAGGGATTTGTCGCGCTGAAGGCTCAGCAATTCGGAAATCTTAGAGCGCAGCACCACCCGGTCGCCAACCTGCAGCTTGAACCCCTCAAGTTCATGGCGGTAGGATTTATCCCCCCGGATCACGTCGATCAGCCGCACGCCCTCGCGCTTGAACAACTGCACCCCGGTCACTTCGCGACCGATGAGGTTGCTGTCCGGCGGGATCACCGCCTCGGCAAAGAATTTCATTTTCGAGCGCCCAGAGGAGAGCAAAGCCGCCAATGTATCGCGTTCCGGCAAAAAATGCCGCCCGATGACCAGCAGGT containing:
- a CDS encoding LysE/ArgO family amino acid transporter; translated protein: MTDASLTGAALTGFLSGLSLIVAIGAQNAFVLRLGILRSHVLPVVLLCALSDAVLVTVGVFASAGVSAIVPGVLPMMRWGGAAFLLAYGARSALAAWRGGTHLDAAAQGARPLAATLVTALALTWLNPHVYLDTVVLLGAISAQFPDAQGAFALGAILASFSFFFALGYGARFLAPIFARPLSWRILDVAIALVMWTIAVRLVQGA
- a CDS encoding YebC/PmpR family DNA-binding transcriptional regulator; the protein is MAGHSKWANIQHRKGRQDAARSKLFSKLAKEITVAAKMGDPDPEKNPRLRLAVKTAKTQSVPKDVIDRAIKKALGGDGENYDEIRYEGYGPNGIAFIVETMTDNVNRTASNVRSYFTKAGGNLGTSGSVSFMFDRVGEITYGLEAGDADTVMMAALEAGAEDVESDEDGHWIYTADGDLAAVSDALEAALGESKESKLIWKPQNRTEVDLETAQKLMRLVETIEDDDDVQSVTANFDVPDDVAAQL
- a CDS encoding SLC13 family permease, with product MELFHFTQMTEAILALVVVGFMFILFIREVFPTEVVAIAGAALMIILGILPYDAGLAVLSNPAPWTIAAMFIVMGAMVRTGGLEWFTRQAGAYAETHPSFAIALLLLVVVILSAFVANTPVVVVMIPVFVQLSGKLGVSPSKLLIPLSYSAIMGGTITLLGTSTNLLVDGVARAQGLEPFTIFEVSILGLVVTAWGMLYLLVIGRHFLPERDTLAALLSSGRSKMKFFAEAVIPPDSNLIGREVTGVQLFKREGVRLIDVIRGDKSYRHELEGFKLQVGDRVVLRSKISELLSLQRDKSLRRVDQVSTVETTTMEVLITPGCKMVGRALSSMRLRRRYGVYVLAVHRRNQNLGQKMQELVVRVGDTLLLEGAPADIQRLAADMDMGDVSKPTERAYHRSHAPIALLAMFSVVVLAALGVGPILMLSVLAVAVVLVTRCIDAEEAFSFVEGRLLALIFAMLAVGAALDASGAVALIVKAIAPLLEGLPVFFVVWAVFLLTSVLTELVSNNAVAVVVTPIAIGLAQTMGLDPRGLVVAVMIAASASFATPIGYQTNTMVYGPGGYKFTDYMKIGIPLNLSIGLLSAAVIPLIWPM
- a CDS encoding LysR family transcriptional regulator ArgP; protein product: MLNPSDYPALAALAAVLRHGSFDAAARALSVTPSAISQRIKALEDRLGAPLVLRGTPCTGTATGLRLARHMEDLGLLEAQLAQDLGQDRTQNVPRAPLRLAVNADSLATWFCAAMAGHDGPLYQLYIDDQDHSADWLKRGDVVAAVSARATAVPGCDLYPLGALRYHAVATPDFVARYFPDGITAAALTTAPALNFDEKDRLQSTWAAAQLGHPVPLHAHRIPSTQGFVDAALAGIGWGLNPVDLLAQHLQAGRLVALSPEPTDIDLFWHVSRLNKSVLAPVTSAVTAAARARLTQSKSPA
- a CDS encoding DMT family transporter, encoding MNAPAKPLQGILWMLFTTLNFVMVNVLVKYVGEGLPVLESAFLRFLLGLVFLIPALNTVRQTRFTPRLWKMTISRSLFHALAMSCWFFAMTQIPMGEVTAMNFMNPIYITIGAVVLFGERIALPRITALCVAFLGGLVILRPGFREVDPGHLAMIISAMAFAGSYLIAGRLTRELPPAVVVFLMSVTVPVIIAPFALMHWQTPTLHQLILLFFTAAFATLGHYSMTRAFAAAPQTVIQPVVFVQLVWSMTLGLVLFGEAFDPYVLVGGTMIIGAISFITWREARARRRQR